The Heterodontus francisci isolate sHetFra1 chromosome 35, sHetFra1.hap1, whole genome shotgun sequence sequence TGTCCATGTGtcgggagtgatcttgatcactcttgcTTTCCCTCTCTCTTCCTATGTTCCCCCCTCAGTGTTGTTTCCCCCGTGTCCTTCCTCTTTCTCTGTTCcctgccgtatgttggacaaccctggtctagatAATGTGGCAAGTCCTGTGGAGGctttaaacccacaactttctgactctggTCAGAGGGCTACTGCTGAGTTAAATTGACGGTGAAACACAGGTCTTTCACTTTTGAGGCCTTGGCTTCATATCCAGCACAGACTCTAGGAGGAAACATTTTGCTGTGTTGGTGATAAGGATTCGACATGAATTGAGTTTGAGTGGTCTCTGTCTAGTTCCTAGTGTGCATGCGTCCATAATATCCACTGTCCTAACTCCAGTCtcagaggcttcagggtgacttgtGTGGAAAATGAACCAAATGCCACAGTGGTGGGGCTATTGTTCTGAACTTTAGGCTGAGGTGAAATGGAGGGAGATTTTTGCTATATCTAACTCCATtctctacctgtcctgggagtgtttgatgggacagtgtacagggagctttactctgtatctaaccccacgctgtacctgccctgggcgtatttgatggggacagtgtagagggagctttactctgtatctaacctcatgctgtacctgtcctgggagtgtttgatggggacagtgtacagggagctttactctgtaaaaTTAGAGCTTATGGGATTGTGGGGTGGGGAAATATACTGGGATTGACTGAGAACTCATTAACAGACAGAAaatgagagtaggaataaatgggtcattttcaggttggtagactgtgactagaggggtactgcaaggatcagtgcttgggccccagctattcacaatcttttTACTCTATCTAACCAGAGACTGAAGCTATGCAAAAAGACACCACACAGTACACACATATCGACAGCTCTTTATTTCATTGTATAACAGCTGGTTTAACAGCACAGGCATAGAAAACACAGAGGATTTTATTTTGTGAAATATTGGAAGACTATGTACAAAGCTTTACAAAAAGGCAACAAACAGAAGGAAGCCCTTCCAGGAATTCACTAATCACAGCAGTGCCTCCTATTAGTTTTGGAACTTTACATATCCCAACTTAACAGAATTGGTTATCCCAGTGTCTCCAAATGAAATCGACCAAACAGTTCATTCCCTGCTCCATGCCATCGGAATTCTCAGCCAGCTGCTACTGCTGATCACAGTGACTCTCAGATAGAGGCTCCCACTCCTAACTACCATCCGGTGACCCTTGTGGAGTGAATCTCCACCTCCCACTAAGAGTCTGTGTGCTGGCTCAAGTCCAGAtagggcttggctgtgatgcttcTCACAGTTAAATAGTCAGCCTTCATTCACAGAGAACAGCCATGTGACGAGGAACCAGGAGTAACTGGCAGGCATGAAATCAATCAAGGGCCAAAGTAGAAAGGAAGGTGAAGTGCAAATGGTGGGCTTCATTTTAGGCGTCAGccagttatgggttcaagtcccactccggagacttgagcgCAAAATCTGACactttactgagggaatgctgcgctgtcggaggtgcagtctttcagaataAACATTTACTCAGGGGGCTATAAATAATCCTACAGCTCCATTCGAAGGgatgaggagttctccccagtgtcttgaccaatatttatccctcaaccaacttcactaacacagattatctggtcattatcacattactatttgtgggatcttgctgtgcacaaatttgctgcccgtttcctacaacagtgatgaCGCTTCAaatatatttcattggctgtaaagcgctttgggagggCCTGAGGTCGTGAAGGGCGCTatcgaaatgcaagttctttctttcatcagTGACTCGATTGTACAAGTTAGGTTTCCTGTTTGGGATTATTTAAGGAGTCTACGTTACTAATTCTATAAAGAAAATTGCCTTCCTGATCATAAAACTCGTAACCCTTCTGTACAACTTTCATTTGGTTTTCAGACCCACTTGCAGTGAGTTTCTGCAATTCCTCATCAGTCCCTTGAACAGCCAGTAATTGTTCCCCGTCAGAGCTGTTGCAGGTTTCATCGCACTCGTCCCTCTCCTCGTGGGAAGCCACCTTTCTACCACTCTTGGTTTTCATCATGTCAGGGCTGCTCTGAATTCTGAGCTGCTTGCAGACTCTCTGTTGAACAAGATCCATTCTCCCCGTCTCCTTTACAGTGGGTTTGTGCACTCTACCTTTCAAGTCAGAACGCACGGGAAACGTTACTGCTCCCTGACAGCGACTGAGCGTGACTGCTTCATCTGTGATCGGTTCAGATTTTACCAGTGCCTTTATGCTTGGTGAATCGACAGTCAGTTGTTTAGctctgggagagagagtcagcgtcGCAGCACGAGCATTTGCATCTTGCTTCATCCTTCTCTGCAATGAAGGGGTGAACTTACTCCTCAGCACTCTCCGGATAACATCCTCACTCACCGAAAATCCCTCTGCCAGTTGTGACACATTCCACTCCTCTGGAAACCTTTCCCTCAAAAACCTGAAACATGTTAGAAATCAAAGCATTTTTATCCCATTTGAAACTTAGCAATGCGTGTTAGAGAAGAACTTGTACAGAAACGAGTGAGTGAACTTATACACTGGCTAATTGTAGCCCTCTGAAACAGCGCGAATGCACCACAGTTACTTTTATTACATAGGCTACGAAGGGATGTAggaaagaggaggccattcagcctgttccatcattcaatgagatcatagctgatcagtaTCACAACCCCATTTAGGcagctttgccccatatccctcaatccctttcCCCATCAAAAATCTTTTTTCAAGCACAAGCTGAGCAAATGTACGCCCAGCTATTTAACCTCGGGAGTTCGAGCAGCCTAATTGAACCAATACACAACGACTGTACAAACCCTGGCTATTTTTTCCCCTCTCTCCTTTGCCTAGGCCACGGAATCCAATTATAGTGCCTCaactaacacaggctggggattatGCGCAGAACATTCTGGATCTGTGCCGCTCCTTGCAACAATCGGCAGGGTGTTGACTCACCTTAGTCATCAGGAAGCATCAGCATGTTGCATGTATTTGTTTGAGTGAAAGTTCCACGCTGACAAAGGACACTGCCACACCACAGTTTAACAGACCCAGGTTTAACTCTTACCTGATCTGCTGCATCGCTTCTGACGTTAGTGACCGTGGGAGGGCCCCGGAAAGACCTAATTCTGCCCGAATTCTCCGAAACTTAATGGCTCTCAGCTTCCGCTTTTCAGCTCTGCAAACAGGTGTAAAATGCAGAGCAATATTTTCCAAAATCTACTTGTCAATTCAAAAAGCAACTTTAGCAAATATTACAAACTAATCGTGCGGTCAATACAGATTGTTTAACATGTTTGAATGTTTTCATTATTATAGTTATGATCTGTTAGTACTTGTTACTAGTTTTTATAAAAAAATGAGTGCAACTCTGAAGCAAGCTGTTTGGTTAATGGACTACAATACAAAGGTTAAGGTGCATTTTCAGGTTATCAAGAAATGACCATTTGAAATTACCATTGTgaatttttgtccatgtttgccaaCAAGTCTTTGAAATGCTAGACACAATCATAACTAGAATTGCTCTGCCAAATCAACGAGTGACAGAATATCCTAATAGCACACAGATCAACAAAATAGTTACTAACATACTAAATTTATCAGATAATTTcagtgagaacagaaagtgccggaagtactcagcaggtcaggcagcatctgtgtagagagagaccgagttaacgtttcaggtctgtgacccttcatcagaaccggcaaaagttagaaatgtaaaagtctttgtgcaagtgaaaggtgggggaggtggctggcaggggggggggggggggggaagagaacaaaagggaaggtctctgataggatggagggcaggagagattaactgacagatgtcatggaatagaaggcaaatggagtgctcaatagttgtagtaaaagacaaagcatttgtccagagagtgctaatggcagaataatgaacagctctgcccgAAAGCAAAAGACTATCTCatggttaataaaatatataaaaataaaaaaagtaaataatggggctcatggtctgaaattattgattcaatattgagtccagaaggctgtggagtgcctaattagaagatgagatgctgttccttcagcttgtgttgagcttcagtggaacactgcagcaggccgaggacaggaatgtgtgtgtgagagcaggctggtgaattaaaatggcaagaaacTGGAAACcttgtcctgcttgcagactgagcggaggtgttctgcaaaggcggtcacccaatctgcgtttggtctccccaatgtggagacgaccacattgtgagcagtgaatacagtatactacattgaaagaagtacaagtaaatcactgcttcacctggaaggagtgtttggagccttagatggtgaggagagaggaggtaaaagggaaggtattacacctcctgcgattgcaggggaaggtgccatgggaaggggacgaggtgttggaggtgatggaggagtggaccagggtgttgcggaggcaacaatcccttcagaatgctgacaggggaagggaggggaggatgcgtttggtagtggcatcaggctggaggcggtggaaatggcggaggatgatcctttggatatggaggctggtggggtggaaagtgaggacaaggggaaccctgtcagggttctggaagggaggggaaggggtgagggtagaggtgcgggaaatgggccggacacggttgagggtcctgtcaaacacagtggggggggaatcctcggttgaggaaaaaggaagacatatcagaagcgctgttgtggaaggtatcatcagagcagatacgtcggagatggagaaactgggagaatggaatggagtccttacaggaggtagggtgtgaagaagtgtagtcgaggtagctgtgggagtcggtgggcttataatgaatattattagacaacctatccccagagatggagacagagaagtcgaggaagggaagggaagtgtcagagatggaccatgtaaaggtgagagaagggtggaaattggaagcaaagttaaagttttgcagttcggggcgggagcaggaaacggcaccgatacagtcatcaattaataattttaaatacaTGAAGCATTAATGTACTGTCATTAAAATGTGTGTCTAGTTGACATTGTTTTGGTTTTCATTAATGTATTTAGTTATCAATTGGTAATTATTGATTTGCAGTTAGTTATTAATTACTATTACTTACTGCAGTTACCATTAGTAAACAGTTGAGTTATATTAATATTTTAATGATAATTCTGTGGTTATTATGGTAGTTACTGGTTAACTAATGATGGCTGATTTAACTGTCTTGACCTGATTATTTCCTCCAGCTCCTCCACCACGGGCCCGGCCCCCCTCGCCCCGCCGCTGGAGTTCCTGCCCCAAGCCGGGCCCCGCAGGGAGCCGGTGGCCTGAACCCACAGCCGAGCCCGGAGGCTCCAGCGAGCCGCCACCGAGACCCACATGAAGCGCCCACCCGGATCCGGAAACCGCCACAGTCCGGATCCGGAAACCGCCACAGTCCGGATCCGGAAACCGCCACAGTCCGGATCCGGAAACCGCCACAGTCCGGATCCGGAAACCGCCACAGTCCGGATCCGGAAACCGCTGGAAACCGCCGCAGTCCAGCACCGAGGGAAACAACTCGCACCGCACAATTGTTCCGCCTTTCACTGGTTCCTAGTCACAGAAGCACAAATCTGCAGAGACATGAATCAAAGCTCTCCTGACCAATTTATTTTTATCCTACAAACTTCCCTCCTCATGGTCTGAAAGTGCTAAATCTGGCTGGGGGTAACGGTTCCCTCCAGAACCTCACCCAAGGAGCCACTTTTCACCAATGTCAGCAGGCTATCCGACCATGAGGGTTCTCACAGCTAAAACTCATCCTGTTCTTATCCAAGTTCATTAACATGGATTTCCAGCAGGCCACTTTATTCCCAACCATGGGCCAATGATAATCCCTCACCCAACTGCTCCCTGGCtgtgatcagttaactcagcacagaccagcaaTGAAATCTGGTCAAACACCGTAGTGAAACATTAGGTCCTCTTTTTAAAGttgcaaaaataaataaattttttcAGTACATTTTGGAACCATCCTCTCATTGTGAAAACAAATGACTTGCACTTTAATAATCTTAAAGGGTTATTGTAGGTCAAATTAGTACCAGTCTTGTTTAAGCCAAaaacttcagtgcattactgagtaAATGCTGCACTAGTGCAGGCAACATTTTTTTGGGATGAAATGTTAAAATATGTGCCTTGTTCCAGAGGTTTAGATATCTTAAAGATCCCTTCCCACTTTTCAAAGTTctgcaggtgtcctggccaatatttccctCTCAACCAACATTGCCAAAAGCAGTTTAACTGGCCACTTGTCACATTGCTGTCTGGGACCCAACTGAGTACCAAAGTGGCTGCTGCATctacctacataacaacagtgatttTACACGTCCAAATAATTAATTGGTTTTGAAACGCTTTGGGATAAGATGCTGGTCATGTCTTTTCAATGTTTCCCCTATTTATACACATGACTACCAGCAGCCAATAAGGAACTTGGTTTTAAGCTCAAAAGGAAAGAttttacatttgtatagcacctttcacagcatcccaaagcactctacagccaatAAAATAATTTGGTAGTAAAATGGAGGTGATGAGACATGCAAcgtacacacagcaagatctcacaaacagcaatgtaataatgaccagataatatgtttattTCCCTGATGTTACTTGAGGGCTAACTATCAGCCATGACATTAAAGAGGACTTCCCTGGTCTCTGAAatactgctgtgggatcttttacatccacctgagagggaagacagggccttggtttaatatatcATTCGAAAgaaagcacctccaacagtgcagcactccctcagcactgtactggcagtgtcagcctagattttgtgctcaatctCTGGAGCGGCACTTGAGCCCACAACCGGCTAACACCTAAAATATAGCCCACCATTAGTCCACCTCCCTTTCTACCTCATTCCTCAATAGACATCATGCATCATGGCCTCCGTTCACAACCTGTCTGACTGTGGAGTAGTGACTGAGCTGGGATagatttcccctcccactccttatGTTGCAAAGGAAGGAAAAGAATGTCATTCAGAGACAGACATTATTCCAGACTCCACATGGCAAATTAAAGGATCTTGTTAAATATACTTTCTTGTGGGGATATGCATGGCCTACAGTTAGTAACTGCCCACAGAAGCATGGATGGTTGTTATGTGGGAGAATCACAGATATGGACTCATGTCCTATGAATCGGTGGTTCTGCTTTTCTTCAGCATTCCTCAGAACAGCCCTTAACAATTATCAGCGACTGACACAGCCCGACGCGGGGACGGATTTTCAAAAGGAAGCGGGGTCAGGAATGGAAGGAGACGCAATTTGAAAATCGCGGTCCCTGAGTTTGTCCCCGGAACCTGACGCCTCTAGGACAGTCTGTGATTTTTCAATGCGAGGGGGGCTGGGGAAGGAATGGGGGAACCACTCGCCTCCAATTAAGGAaccattaagctcctttaggagcttgttaTGGGACTGGGGT is a genomic window containing:
- the ngrn gene encoding neugrin; this encodes MWVSVAARWSLRARLWVQATGSLRGPAWGRNSSGGARGAGPVVEELEEIIRAEKRKLRAIKFRRIRAELGLSGALPRSLTSEAMQQIRFLRERFPEEWNVSQLAEGFSVSEDVIRRVLRSKFTPSLQRRMKQDANARAATLTLSPRAKQLTVDSPSIKALVKSEPITDEAVTLSRCQGAVTFPVRSDLKGRVHKPTVKETGRMDLVQQRVCKQLRIQSSPDMMKTKSGRKVASHEERDECDETCNSSDGEQLLAVQGTDEELQKLTASGSENQMKVVQKGYEFYDQEGNFLYRISNVDSLNNPKQET